The DNA region AGTGTTTTCAATGGGCCTCTTGTATTGAGAAATCCATCATGGAATTGAAAGTGATCTTCATTGAAGATAACATGTCTTGAGTTAAAGATTATTCCATGAGATTTGGTGCATTTGTACCATTTGTGTGAACTACTATAGCCCGGAAAACACATCTTGTTGTATGAAATTGTAACTTGTTCTAATTGTATTGTTTGAGACAAGGATAGCAAGCACACCCAAATGGTTTCAAAGACTTGTAGTCAAGTTCCTTATGATATATTAGAGACTAAGGACTCTTATTTTGAGTGACTACTAAGGGTAGCTTGTTTATAAGGTACACTAAAATTAAGAAGGCTTCCCACCAATAGTTCAAAGGCATTTGAGCTTGAGCAAGCATGGTCAATCCAAACTCAACAATGTGCCTATGCTTTCTCTCAGCTCTGCCATTTTGCTGAGATATATAGGGACAAGACATTCTAAATTATATACTTGTATCTATTGTCAATATTTGTACAGGTTTATACTCACCACCACCACCACATTGGATTCCTTAATTTTCTTATTAAATTGATTTTTATACCAAGTTTTTGAATTAAATGAAAGCTTGCATCATTTCATATTTTTGTTTCAATGGATAAATCCATGTAAATAtactaaaatcatcaataaaatgaACATAATTTTTGAAACCAGAAGATGATATTATTGGTGCAGGACCCCATACATCAGTGTGAATCATTTCAAGGATTTCCTGAGCATGAGAGGAAGAGGTTTTAAAAGGGGAAAATGCATTTTTCCATATTGACATGCCTCACAAAAGCTGAAATGATCACTAGGTGACAGTTTCACGTTACAACTTTTTAAGACTCTATCTAAAACTTTATTGTTTGGGTTATCAAGTTTCCCATGCCAACTCTCCTTGACAGAAACATAAGCACTTGAATCCTTTTCAATCCATAAGAGATGGTACAAGCAATCTTTAAGTGTCCTTATTAATATTTCCTTCCTTGTCGACCCTTCCTTCATGAAATAACACTTTTCATTAAACTCAACAAGAATGATATTGCCAGCAGCAAGTTTAGACGCACTTAATAGGTTTTTGGTAATATTAGGCACATATCAGATATCATGTAGATTAAGTGACTTAATTTTTAAAGAACCAGTGGCCACAATTTTCAATTTCTCACCATTTCCAACAACTAGTGAATTCTTACCATGGTGCTCAGTCAAGTCCTGAAGCTTGTCAGTTTGATGTGTCACATGATTACTTTCACCGCTATCAAAGTACCAATCATAGTCTTGGACAGAGTTTTGAGAAGCCAGGAAGGAATTATGAGATTCTTGCTTGTCATTTCCTGTTGAATAGTTAGATCTTGAGTAGTTTTTGTCAAACCTATAAAAGCAGTCAACTGTTGTGTGATTCCCCTTGACGCAAACTTGGCATTGTGTCTTGGATGATCGACCTCTTCCTCTGCCTCCTCTCCAACCCCTGAAGTTAGAACCTCTCCAATTTTTGTTTGAATTGAACCTACTACCTATGTGGTTATATTTGTTGCCATCATTTTAAGTTGAATTGAGGGTTAGGTTGGGGAAGTTATCCAGTTGCTCAATTCTACTTTCAGAGGAAGAGTGTAATTTGAGTGTAATTTGATAAGATAGTTTGACAACTACAAAATTATATTCAAAATCCAAATCATTCAGAGTTTGAATGATTAGATCAGAAGTTGAAATTGGATTGCCTGCAAGTTTGAGCTTATCAGCCAGGTTCTTCATCTTGATCAAATAACCTTCCATTTTCACTTCTCCTTTTCTGGTGCTATGGAACTCAGATTTGAGATAAGTAACTTGTGACCTTGTGTGAGTACCAACTAGACTTTGAGCTTCCTCTCAAAGTTTCATTGAGGTTTCATAGTGTAATAATTGTGTTGCTATGCTAGCAGTCATTGAATTTCTCAATCATCCAAGGAGTTATTGATCATATGCTTGCCAATCTTCAAACTCAGGATTAAATATTTTTTTGCTTGAGTCCGCAGCAGTGATGAATTCTTCAGGACACTCCTTCTTCCCTAACATGTAACCATCGATCCTTGCACATCTAATTATAAGCAACACCATTAATTTCCATAGTGGATAGCTGTCTCTGTCCAACTTAATAGAAACAATGGATGGGAGATCATTCTTGTGGTTTGAATTTGTAGTGGATACAAGGTTTGTATTGGATCTAGGGCCTTCAAGAATTAAGAGCTCTTATGCCAAAATAGAAAATTGTGTAATTGCATATTGATTCTGTTGCATAATTTGATGGACATGTacacatatatacaatgatagCTTGGTCAACAAAATCCAAGAATCAAACTAATAATAATGTTTATATCCCAACCTAAAAACTATTAATGTTAGGCTAATAATGACATGTTAATTACACTGAAATACATTCAATTACATTATGATATGACCCAAATATCAAGGAATTATGTCTAATTTATTAGAGtattattttctaaattttgttTTCAAGTTATTTTTATTAACTTTATAATTTATTAAAGtattattttctaaattttgttttcaaattgtttttattaattttataatttattaGAGTATTATTTAATAGTTAGTTGGGGTTGATAAATATATCAATACTGATTGAACACAATTTGGATAATGTATTCTGAATCCCTATAATTAACACTGTAGAATTAATATAAATAATAGATAGTATAGAATATCCGTCTAAAAAGAATTAATATATAAATAATAGAGTAAAAAAAGTAAAATAATGGAGTCTGTGTTTAATAAAAACATTTctataaaaatatatatacacTTGCATTTTATCATATTATCATTTTTCATGACATATATTTAAAAAACGTGCAATGTTATTTTTTGTGCGTTTGTTTATGTGGAGATAAAGATTCAACTtttcaataaataaataaaatacaaCTTTTTGCATATGATAAAGAATAATTTGCACTTAAATGCATGTTAAAATATAAATAAGAAAATTTtaataaaaacaagaaattgACATGGGAATATCCTTACCTTTTTTTAAAGGTTACTTTACCTCTAACCAAAAACGAAATATTACCATATTGAGCCCCACATCAAGAGTATTAGAACCATAATTTCCATTAAATTGCTTTATCACACACACAAAAAGCTTAATTAATATGTCACTTTTTGTCTCACCAAAGTGTTTCATATTTGTCACGCTTAAGTAAAGTAATATAATGGTCACTTAGCTTTGAAGCCAAGGAGAATTCAATGGTTACTTGCTTGCCATGCAAAGTTTTACATCTTCTTGGTAAAGTTCATATTTCTCATGTTCTTGCCTTTTAATTTTCATCATCAATGTTTTTGGATCAATTTCAAGAAATGGCTAGTTTTTTGAATTTTGATCATGTAACATGTTAATTCCCTCGGTTCTTTTTTATAGGTATGTTACAATACTTCACTTCATTTTGTTACTTATGATTATGCTCTATTGATAGAATCTGATGATCAGATTCTACTTCATTCTATCTTCTTTTTACCAATTTAAAATATGAAACTTAACCTTATTCCATTCAATTTCGCTCCGTTTCATCGTATTTCATTAATCCAAACATATAGTCTTATCTATCTAAGAGCTTTTCCTACAAAAATCTCTAAAACCCTTCATCCAACTAGGAATCAGAATTTTAAACAAGTTTCATCATGTTTGGATGAACGGTGAGTTGTGTCTCAACGTGATTCTGTCAATCTCATTGCAAATCCATACATAAAATCTAAATATAAGATTGAGAATTAAGTTAACTAATGTTTTGCAACATTATTCAGACAGATAAAAGTTAAGTCAGTTCGTGGAAAAACTTGCAAGTTAAGAAACAATTGGACAGAAGGGGAAGAAGAATGGCATCTCTCATACCTGGAGTTCTGCTAAAGCTTCTCCAAACAATGAACTCAAACGTTAAAGTTCGCGGCGAACACCGTTCAGTCCTTCTGCAAGTAATCAGTATCGTGCCTGCGTTATCCGGGTCTGAATTATGGCCTAACCAAGGTTTCTTCATAAAAGTCTCGGATTCTTCTCATTCAACCTATGTCTCACTCTCAAAACAAGACAATGAGCTTATTCTGAATAATAAGTTGCAGCTTGGACAATATTTCTACGTGGATCGGATTGAGCCCGGTACACCCGTCCCAGTTCTTGTCGCGGTTAGGCCTATTCCTGGTAGACACCCTTTTGAAGGCAATCCTAAGGATTTAATGCAAATGTTGGAGTCATCAGAAGGAGGTAAAGCACTTCCTGATAACAACTGTTCGAAATCCGCGGATATAATAGAAGCCAAAGAGAATACAAATTCAAGACAGAAGATTGTTATTAAAGAAGAAAAAGTCGGTGTTGCATCACGGTACATGAAGGGTGTTCTAAATCCAAATACAAAAACGAATGTGACAGATACTAACGTAGGAAGCAAAGGAAATGATTCCGAGAATGGCGTAGATGGTAAGAAATCGGGATCTATAAAAGGAAAGCAACAAGAGATTCAAGGTCAGGTATGATTCTTGATCTATAGTCGCTATAGCGCGCTATCGACAACCTGGTTTACAACTGAATAAAAATATAAACTAGAAATTAAAGGAAAAAAATCAAGTTTAAGGAAAGAAAGCGATAATGATGATTGATTTTAGCATGACAGGTACTCTCAACGACCTCAACTCGTACGCGATTTGAAGTACTTTCAACGAAACAAGACACTGATCAATCAAACATTCATGAAACAATCATGCAGCCTTCTAAAAGCACTTCTATCAAGCGCAGTTCTACTAAACAGGAAAATTTGAACTCGAATTTTTTGTCCAATACTCAAGATAAAAGCAATTACACCGAAGCGATTTCTTGGTCCACTTTGCCAGCCAAGCTTTTAAGGCCTGGAAAGGTGAATTAAATTTAACTCTCTTCCTCTTTTCAGTGATTTCTTCACTCAACTAACTCAAATGAGGTAAATTAGACTATCATTCTCGCTTAACCGCGATATTTTCATTTTATAAGGGTATTCTTAGAAGGAAACAACTAGCTTCTCAAGTTGTAATAGAAGCTCAAAAAGAAGCATCTGAAGCAGCAAAGATAGTCAAGTGCTTAAGGTATGCAAATGTTAAGAGTCTCACTTCGACAATATATGTTCTGTTTTTATAACTAAGGGCAATTTTCACTTTTCACCTTATAAATTGGTTCTGTAAGGATGAGGTAGGCCCAACCACAATGCTTACATCCTCTTGTGCTTTTCTATCTTTGCTTTTTCAGTATGTTTGCAAATATATGCTCTTCTGCCGCATCAGAGAACCCGCACATCACACTGGACAAGTTTTTCGCACTTCAACAGCTCATGGACAAGCCAAACGGTACAACTCAGTCGAAAGCCAAATCGCTTCAATCACATAGCATCCAATCTCCTACAGAAAAACATAAATATAGCAGAAAATCAGGTTTAGTGCCTGCTAAACACACTTCGAAGTCCCCAAAACCTGTAACCGAATTATCAGTGACCGAAAAACAAGAATGGGCCAAAGAGAATGGTATGAAACAGATCAATGAGCTCAACGATGTCTTTATGAGTGAAACAAGATCATGGTTCATTAAGTACTTGGAAAAGACATTGGATGCAGGATTTTCAAGGGTCTTCCAAGAGAAGGAGAAGGAAAGTAAGTCTATTGGAGGACGAGAAACGGCGCACGCTAACCACATAGCGGTGACATTGTCCCACCTTAAGCATGCAAATGAGTGGCTAGAAAAACTGAGAAGCAGTTTAAACTCAGAAAATGAAGGACTGGTGGAGACTATTGACAGATTGAAGCAGAAAATTTATTCTTCCTTACTTGTACATGTTGATTCTGCTGCATTTGCTTTGGAAAACCGAGCTTGAGTCTTGGACAAGAAACTGTTTTAAAAGAACATACTATAATGCTATTTATAGGTTAAATTATATGTGCAAAATGATCTATGTGCgatgttatttatttatttatacaTAAAAATAGATAAGGAGATCTCTCTCGCTCGAGGGATTAATACATACAGTTGTGTGTAGTTTctataaaaaaaacaaataaataagGAGAGGGAGGTTTTGAAGTAAAATTACATTTCCCCATAAAAATCATGTGTAAATGTATGCAAAATTGACATTTCAAATTAAATGTGTGTCGAAGCACCACACCAACCAGATACTTTTGATTGTCGTTTCTATTTTATCAAATTATTATTAAAGTTCATAAGTCAATGTTATTGTCGATCTGTGTGTTGCATATGATGAAATATGGTTTTCTGAATGATACATGTTTTAGTTCGACCACATCGATCTCGGCCGAACATCAAGAAAGAGTCTCACTCCTTCCAGAATCTTCTCAGCACGTGAAGATTATCATCTTAATGATCACGAGAGATCTCAACTGCAAGTACATCCAATGACTCTCTACAAATTACGACTGACTAATAGTAAGTTAGTTATTTCTTCTCTACTGTATATAGAGAAAGTTCTAAATTGAGGTAACAAGTTTCAAATTCAATTTTACTTCACTCTTCTTCCTCACATATTGACGATTGGAACAAAACTTTTCAAGAAAGATGAAAGACAgagaagaaaaagagaaaagaaatttgaattatgaaaattAGGATTGAATAAAGTTATGTGTTTACATCATACAAAGCCCTTTATATAGGCAACTGAAGCCCGGACCCAAACTACACAAATCGACCCAAATCCAAAACCTacaaaatataaaatataaaattacGTTACATTTCGACACTACTATATGTTGTATTCGACTATGTCGAATACAACAGACTACGACAACTTCGAATAGCTGCTTTGATCTAGTCAAATGATATCTCTAATCAAAACTTTGAATTACAACTTCTAACACACCCTCTAATTCATGTTCTCGAGACTTCTCATCCCGATACATTTCTTCAACTCGTCGAACCTAACTTTCTTAAGGGGTTTGGTGAGTATGTCAGCTAGTTTCACTTCTGTCTTGCAATGCTCAAGTTCAAGCTTGATCCCTCAGAAAATTATATCTCCTATCTATATGTTTACTTCGACCATGACACACTAGATGATTCTCCAAGTCGATGGATGACTTGTTGTCGACAAATAGTTTCATTTTCCTAGGTTCCATTATCTTGAGCAACATCTTTATCCATGCTGCTTGGCATGTTGCATATGATGCAACTACGAACTCAGCTTCACACAATGATAAAGCCACAATGATTTTCTTCCTTGAGATCCATGAGATATGAGCGCATTCGATCATGAATATGTATCATGCGGTACTCTTTTGTTCGGCTTGATCTCCAGTGAAATCTGAATCAGTGTAGCCATATACTTCTACATCTATGCAGGTCTTTGTCTTCCTCGACATCAGCACACGATGATCAACCGTACCCTTTATGTATCTCAACACCCTCTTAACTACAGTGAGATGACATTCTTGAGGTTTCGCCATGAACCTACTTAACAATATGACACTTTGACAAATGTCTGGCCTGATATTGTAAAGATACCTCAAGGATCCAATGATTTGTTTGTACAATGTCACACTTACAAACTCATCATTTGTATCTTTCCTCAACTTTGCTCCAGTTTCTAATAGTGCAACAGCTGCATCACAATTGCTCATCTTGAATCTCTTCAAGATATCTCGGACATACTTCTTTTGGTGTAGGAACACTCCTTCACACGTGTCTTTGAACTACACCCCTAAGAAATATGACAAATTCTCTAGGTCAGACATTTCAAACTCTTGCATCAACTTCGACTTTAATTTTCTTATCTCGACTTCATTTACACCTATAATCAATAAATCGTCTAAATACATGAATATGATGATTCGACTGACCATGTTTGCATCATTGACATACACTCCATGTTCAGAGACACACTTTGTGAAACCTTCTTCGATCAAAAAGCTATCTATTCTCTTATTCCAATCTCGTGGAGCTTTCTTCAAACCATAAAGAGCCTTCCTCAATCTATAAACCTTCGACTCCTGCCCTTTGATTTCGAATCTTGGTGGTTGAATAACATAGACTTCTTCTTTCAGAGGTCCATCCAAAAATTCCGATTTTACATCCAATTGATGTATCTTCCACCCTCTGTATGATGTTGTTGATTAACAATTCTTATTATCTCCAGCCTTGCAACTAGTGCATACACTTCGTCGAAATCAATACCAGCTTTTTATAGAAAACCTCTTTCCAGTAGTCTTTCCTTATGCTTGGGAATTTCTCCATTCAACTTTTGTTTCATCTTGTAACCCCACTTCACATTAATTGCCTTCTTGACTGACTTTTCGACAAGCTCCCAGGTCTTGTTCTTCTCGATTAACCTGAGTTTTTCTTTCATGGCTGGTAACCAATTCGAATTGTTCATGACTTGATCCAAATTAATTGGTTCTGCTTCAGCCATCATCATCGCTTCTTCTATTAAGTCACCATCTTCATAGACTGCATGATCTAGAAATATCTAATATACAACTATCCTTGTTGACTAAGTTCTTGTTCTAGTCAATCTTCTAACGTTTTACTCAGGTGGCTCTTCATTTCGGTTAGTTGGGACTTCAGTTTGTTAATCTTCTTCAAACGCAGTTATCAATGTATCTGACTCCTATCAAACTGACCCTTGAATCCAATCTCACCCTTTTCTTTCATCCACTAAAACATCTCGATTGATCACAAGTTTATCATCGTTTGGTGAATACAGCTTGTATGCACCAGTCGAGTGATAACCTATGAGCACCATAGTCCGACTTCGATCATTTAGTTTCTTCCTCAATTGTTCAGGTACATGCCTGGAGCGCATTGATCCAAAAAATCTAAGAGGACTAACATTCGGCTTCTCACCTGTCCAAGCTTCATAAGGAGTCTTCTTGACCATCTTCTTGGTTGGACATCTTTTTAACATGTATATTATTGTCGAAACTGCTTCAGCCCAAAATGTTTTTGGCATATCTTTAGCTTTCAACATGCTCCTAGTCATGTTCAGTATACTCCGATTCTTCGTCTTAGCTATGCCATTATGCTGAGGTGTAATGACCTTATGCTCTATACCTTCCTCATTGCAAAATCTATAAAATTCTCGTGAAGTGTATTCACCACCACCCTCAGTTCTCAATTTCTTCAACTTGCATCCACTTTGATTTTCGACATGCAATTTGAAATTCTTGAACCATGTGAATACCTCACTCTTCCTTTCAATAATATAAATCCAAATATATCTAGTGAATTCATCTATAAAGGTTAGGAGGTAGTAGTTACTTCCATTCGACATCACATCaaatggtccacacacatcagagTGAACTAACTCTAGCTTATCCTTTGACCTCATTGGCAAGTCATGCTTGGATACTTTCCTAGCATGCTTTGCTTTGCAACATTCCTCACACACCTGACTTGATTCCTTCACCTGAGGTAAGGCATACACCATCTTCTTCTGGTTAAGCATACCTAAACTTCTGAAGTTTAGATGTCCATACCTATGATGCCACAACCAATTCTTGTCTTCTTCTATAGTCGAAACAAGACATTTGTGATTAACTCGGTTGATCTCTACTTTGAAGGCCCTAATGTCTTCCAAGGTGTGCCTTCATAATCAACTTTCCATCACTATGATACACCTTTATATGATTCTTTTATATATTCATGTTGTACCCTTTTGCAAGTAATTGATCTACACTTATCAAGTCACTTGTCATCGATGGTACATACAACACATCAGTGGTGTTGGCTTTTCGACCATCCTTCCTGACAACATAAATATCTCCTTTTTACCTGATGTGATGTGCCTTCCATATGAAAACTTTATAATTTTCTCGAGTGATTTATCTCGCTTGGTAAACTAGGTTTTATTCCCAGTCATGTAGTTATTGCATCTTGAATACAGGTACCACATGTTGATTTGCTCAGTGTTCGAATGAGTGTTAACCATGAGTAGCACTTCATCACTATCTTTTGCCCATTCTTCCTTCTTTCTTCGACAGTCTCAAAGATAATGACCAAATCCTTGATAGTTGTAACATTGTACCTCCTTCATGTCAACTTTCTTCCCATAATACTTGTTGGCCATGCCTTTTATGATCGAATCACAATGATTCTTTGAGTTATTGCATGATTTCTCATCATTAGCAAGATTCTTACCCTTTTCTTTCCCAGATTTCTTGATGAATCTTGCTTGTAGTTCTTGTTCATCCACCTTCTCCTTTTTTGAGTTCCTCTTCTTCAGCCTCATCTCATGAGCCTCTAATGAAGCTTGAAGTTCTTCTAACTTCATCTCATCTAGGTTCTTGGACTTTTCAATTGACACTATAACGTAATCAAACTTTGCAGCCATAGATCTCAAAACTTTTTAAATTTTCTGTAAATCGTTGATTGATTCACCACACGACTTCATCTGGTTCGTTAGCAATACCACACATTAAATATGTTATGAGACTGATTCATCTTCCTTCATTTGAGTCATCTCGAATTTCTTTCTCAACGTCTGTAACTTCACCCTTTTCATTTTTTCATCTCTGCCGTAAAAGATTTTCAACTTGTCCCACGCTCCTTTCGTTGTTTCTTCTTCAATAACCTTCTCAAACACATTAGAATACACACACTAGTGAATCAATATCATATATTTTTCAGCTTTCTTTCTTTGTTCCTTATGTGCAGCTTGTTGAGCATCATCTGCATTCGCTTCCAATGTCGGTACTCCATCGTTCACGATTTCAGACACATCTTGAAATCTGAAGATGACCTTCATCTGCACAACCCagttgtcataccctaaattttacctTGGGTTTTTCAGCTACATCAGCATAACGTAAtcatttcattttgatcatgCATGTTTTATCAGTCAAAATCATTCATCAAGGTTTAAATGAAAATTCAGGAGTTCTGGCATTTTATCTGGTCTTGATGATATTCATTTAGTCATAtgttgattaagaagtcaaaaaTCTTATCTTCTCAAATCTCAGAAGGTAACAATCAAGAATATTATCGTCATCTGAATCTTTGTATGGTCTTAATTGTAATTGAGAATCATAAGTAAATGGTCCAAAAGTGATTCATTTGCATCTGATTGTCTATTCACAGTTTCTTGATCATTAAATCAATGCATTCACCAGACATATGCATTATATAGTCATCATAACATGAATTTCGTTCTGCATAATGCTTAAAATATCAACCGGaataaattttcggatctacTGACATACCGGTTGAATCAATTCTCAAACGTACGTAAACTTAGCGGGCGAAAAAACTTAAAGATCGAGCTTGAAAACGTTTGTTTTATTAATCTATGGTTCGCATAGTTTAACCTGacgtgctcgttttattttttcgactGCTTTTTTTGGTCATATTTTGATCagcctgagccttttaaccggacattttttatttcaaaattcGATCAAAACCTTGTTAaaacaagatttggttctgcataTGGCCTTtaattttgatgataacaatgaattgtttcttagagaacaaGTGTGTACGCTAATGGTTTTGTTatctagtgtgtagcttttgctaaTAGGTTCTAACTCTGAAGCAATGACGTGTAACATCATCAGATTCTGGAATCAACACACTCTAACTCTAAAGAGATAAAAGTGCTTTACAAGATGCTGTCAAGTTATAGAAAGGTCTTAGAAAATGGTTATGATGAACATTAGTGCTAAATCTTCTGACTGTGACTCTGATTGTTAGAGCCTCTGAAGGTTTGTCTGCCTTCAAGATTCTGCACTCAAGTTCTAAAGACTCTGAAGAACaatatctgaagactctgaagaacaATATCATCAGATTCTGGAATCAACACACTCTAACTCTAAAGAGATAAAAGTGTTTTACAAGATGCTGTCAAGTTATAGAAAGGTCTTAGAAAATGGTTATGATGAATATTAGTGCTAAATCTTATGACTGTGACTCTGATTGTTAGAGCCTCTGAAGGTTTGTCTGCCTTCAAGATTCTGCACTCAAGTTCTAAAGACTCTGAAGAACaatatctgaagactctgaagaacaATATCATCAGATTCTGGAATCAACACACTCTAACTCTAAAGAGATAAAAGTGTTTTACAAGATGCTGTCAAGTTATAGAAAGGTCTTAGAAAATGGTTATGATGAATATTAGTGCTAAATCTTATGACTGTGACTCTGATTGTTAGAGCCTCTGAAGGTTTGTCTGCCTTCAAGATTCTGCACTCAagttctgaagactctgaagaacaatatctgaagactctgaagaccaggttctgaggaactgtgtcaagactctAAAGACCAAGGTTCTAAAGATTCTCTCAActtgtctcttgatccttctaagcatgcttcaacatcattttaTCATAAGCCTCTaaagattagaagataagatcaaaaggttttgcattaggaaaatagtacatagtacaaaaTCATATTTCCTTCACTATcctgattttgtgggctaaggactatactattgtaccatttttcTGCTTGTATGCAAACCATTATGAAAGAGACAGTTTCATTTTAGCATTCCAACTCTACCCTCAAGAAATCTTTTTCTttgcctatataaaggagacttgaAAATGTTGCCAATTCACGCTACTGAAAAACGCTTACGCTATTGAACATACACAAGCTCTTAGTAAACATTATTTTATGTGTATATTCTTTGTAAACACACAAGAGTTTTTGCTCATTACTGTGTGAGATATATTCATTGTATTAACTTGTGTTAATATGGTTTTTAGAAGCATTCTTTGTAAGCACAACTTGTAAATCTCAAATCAgtttgagtggtttccttgagtgactGGTTTTACTCAGATAGACTCACAAAGACAGTGAAGGGTTGTCTTTATGGTGTATGTAATCAGGTTTcgattatagtggattaagtccttctTCAAAAGGTGAAATAaccttggtagggtggactgGAGATAGCTTCATTAACAacgaaccagtataaaaataactttgttatttttcttgttcgtgTTTTTGCTTTATTGAGTTGGTTTTcaaaaagcttttgtttttagAAACCAAATTCAAACCCCCTTTATTGTGTTTCTTTCCACCTTAAATTGGCATCAGATCTCCGATTCTGGTCTTGATAAGTTATCAAACACCTAATAATTTTAGATAAAGATCCAGCCTGAAACACAACAGTTGCCATTCCACCACCAGTTGCTCAAACAAATGATAGACATCATTACAATGCTAAATCTCTAGTTTTTGATGGAGATAGATTTGACTATTGGAAGGATAAAATAGAGAGCTTCTTTATAGGTCACGTTGTTGATCTATGGGATATAGTAGTTGATGTCTACGTACAAAAGAAAGACTATATGAATGAAGAGTGATGACTGGTCAACAAAAGAAAGACTATAAGAATAATCACAAAGCAAGAACCATCTTGCTAAAGGTTATTCCATACACTtagtatgaaaaaatcaccaacatAGATACTGCTAAATCTATATTTGGTTCTCTGAGGATGACACATGAAGGGAATACTCAAGTAAAAGAAACCAAGGCTCTTGGCTTAATTCAAAAATATGAAGCATTCAAGATAAAGGATGAAGAAACtgttgagaacatgttctcaaggtttcaaaaTCTTATTGCAAGACTTAAGGTTATGGACAAAGGATATTCTACTGCTGATCATGTTAAAAAGATCATCAAAATTCTACCTAAGCGttggagacctatggttacttCTCTGAAGTTACCAAAGGATCACAACAACACTTCTCTTAAAGAACTGGTTAGTTCTTTAAGAAGACATGAGATTGAGCT from Lathyrus oleraceus cultivar Zhongwan6 chromosome 1, CAAS_Psat_ZW6_1.0, whole genome shotgun sequence includes:
- the LOC127130795 gene encoding uncharacterized protein LOC127130795, with amino-acid sequence MASLIPGVLLKLLQTMNSNVKVRGEHRSVLLQVISIVPALSGSELWPNQGFFIKVSDSSHSTYVSLSKQDNELILNNKLQLGQYFYVDRIEPGTPVPVLVAVRPIPGRHPFEGNPKDLMQMLESSEGGKALPDNNCSKSADIIEAKENTNSRQKIVIKEEKVGVASRYMKGVLNPNTKTNVTDTNVGSKGNDSENGVDGKKSGSIKGKQQEIQGQVLSTTSTRTRFEVLSTKQDTDQSNIHETIMQPSKSTSIKRSSTKQENLNSNFLSNTQDKSNYTEAISWSTLPAKLLRPGKGILRRKQLASQVVIEAQKEASEAAKIVKCLSMFANICSSAASENPHITLDKFFALQQLMDKPNGTTQSKAKSLQSHSIQSPTEKHKYSRKSGLVPAKHTSKSPKPVTELSVTEKQEWAKENGMKQINELNDVFMSETRSWFIKYLEKTLDAGFSRVFQEKEKESKSIGGRETAHANHIAVTLSHLKHANEWLEKLRSSLNSENEGLVETIDRLKQKIYSSLLVHVDSAAFALENRA